A window from Pseudomonas sp. Tri1 encodes these proteins:
- a CDS encoding response regulator: MSTPSSATQPCILVVEDDDIVRMLIVDVLEELEYQVLEADGCEQALAFLRDDEQPIALMMTDVGLPVMDGRELAKQARLVRPGLAILFASGYAESIDVPEDMAVIGKPFSIDQLRDKVKSILA; the protein is encoded by the coding sequence ATGTCCACCCCCTCTTCCGCCACTCAGCCTTGCATCCTGGTCGTCGAAGACGACGACATTGTGCGTATGTTGATCGTCGATGTGCTGGAAGAGCTGGAATACCAGGTGTTGGAAGCGGACGGTTGTGAACAGGCACTCGCGTTTTTGCGCGACGACGAACAACCCATCGCCCTGATGATGACGGATGTCGGCCTGCCGGTGATGGACGGTCGCGAACTGGCGAAGCAGGCCCGATTGGTACGCCCGGGGCTGGCCATTCTGTTTGCCAGTGGTTATGCCGAAAGCATTGATGTGCCTGAGGACATGGCAGTGATCGGCAAGCCCTTCTCCATCGATCAATTGCGTGACAAGGTCAAAAGCATTCTTGCTTGA
- a CDS encoding AraC family transcriptional regulator, translated as MTRTARVTDPSYELMDDHNGLSIIYRQHGFPCPLVRWHFHKEYELHLIVASSGKVFIGDYIGNFYPQSLFLTGPNLPHNWISQVAEDEVVPKRDMLVNFTDELFESGHQVFAELKTVAPLLERAQYGIEFRCKRTIRQAMILMQRIADSRGMSRLGHFFILMELLAATDDYQLLSGATTPQSTDEHSIDRTNRAVDYIFAHYARELSLEEVAEHLGMKPTYFSRVFKQATGRCFIEFVNRLRISKSCELLADGDKPVTDVCFESGFNNISNFNRRFQQLKGMTPSHYRRLAVQRLTEQNQG; from the coding sequence ATGACCCGAACAGCCAGAGTCACCGACCCTTCCTACGAGTTGATGGACGACCATAACGGGCTGTCCATCATCTATCGCCAGCACGGCTTCCCCTGCCCGCTGGTGCGCTGGCATTTCCATAAGGAATACGAGCTGCACCTGATCGTCGCCAGTTCCGGCAAAGTGTTCATTGGCGATTACATCGGCAACTTCTATCCGCAGTCGCTGTTTCTGACCGGCCCCAACCTGCCCCACAACTGGATCAGCCAGGTGGCCGAGGACGAAGTGGTGCCCAAGCGCGACATGCTGGTGAATTTCACCGATGAGTTATTCGAAAGCGGCCACCAGGTGTTTGCCGAGCTCAAGACCGTCGCACCATTGCTTGAACGCGCCCAGTACGGTATCGAGTTTCGCTGCAAACGCACCATCCGCCAGGCCATGATCCTGATGCAACGCATCGCCGATTCCCGGGGCATGAGCCGCCTGGGGCATTTTTTCATTCTGATGGAGCTGCTGGCCGCCACGGACGACTACCAACTGCTCTCCGGCGCCACGACCCCGCAATCGACGGACGAGCACAGCATCGACCGCACCAACCGCGCGGTGGATTACATCTTCGCCCATTACGCCCGGGAATTGTCCCTGGAAGAAGTCGCCGAACACCTGGGCATGAAACCCACCTACTTCAGCCGGGTGTTCAAACAGGCCACCGGCCGGTGTTTCATCGAATTCGTCAATCGCCTGCGTATCAGTAAATCCTGCGAATTATTGGCCGATGGCGATAAACCGGTGACGGACGTGTGCTTCGAATCGGGTTTCAACAACATTTCCAACTTCAACCGACGTTTCCAGCAACTCAAGGGCATGACCCCTTCCCACTACCGGCGGCTGGCGGTGCAACGGCTGACCGAGCAGAACCAGGGCTGA
- a CDS encoding response regulator, translating into MTPSSSVDEQSFRKLLIRNISLPLGMGALSAVFFIVLITYLLSVIQWVGHTDRVINNANEALKLSVDLETGMRGYLLSGDEHFLDPYEVAKPRIAVALDTLLELTADNPVQTDRLHKVQALQVEWASYAQSMIDLQRSSGDYRGAVKAGRGKRLTDEIRKTFEDIVETEQHLRAARNDEVRTTTVWSITLYLLFVAAVSGLLAYVGRRDLLTLSSNYSASLKVQQQSALHLEKQAWLRNGQTLLAEQVLGQLTLSLLGRNILQFCAQYMGTVVAALYAREENGQLKRVATYGMSREEDERHQVIVAGEGIVGQAVQQGRPIRLDDVPRDYLKVSSGLGQGLPNSVVVVPTSDDDRINGVIELGFLRPLTDRDLELLELVAGNIGTSIEAARYRQRLQEVLAETQQLNEELQVQQEELKTANEELEEQSRILKESQAHLETQQQELEQTNEQLAEQRDAMDQKNSELNLAQIQLQERAEELQRSSKYKSEFLANMSHELRTPLNSSLILSKLLAENPQKNLSEEQVKFAESIYSAGNDLLNLINDILDISKVEAGKLEVRPENTSVPRLVEGLREMFMPLAAEKGLGFEAEVLADAPSMLYTDRQRLEQVIKNLLSNAVKFTERGAVRLSVVGQPGSGIAFIVRDSGIGIAADQQQSIFEAFRQADGTTNRRYGGTGLGLSISRDLATLLGGSISVTSEPGQGSVFTLVLPERYVEPGPTPTEPRVFTPTATEPTPGAKKPAPAPLTAQVDTPIARFADDRDKAPFDTRCILVIEDEPEFARILFDLAHELGYQCLVAHGADEGFDLASHLSPDAILLDMRLPDHSGLTVLQRLKEQAGTRHIPVHVISVEDRVEAAMHMGAIGYAVKPTTREELKDVFARLEAKLTQKVKRVLLVEDDDLQRDSITRLIGDDDIEITAVGLAQQALDLLRTNVYDCMIIDLKLPDMLGNDLLKRMSTEEICSFPPVIVYTGRNLTRDEEAELRKYSRSIIIKGARSPERLLDEVTLFLHKVESRLSHERQRMLKTARSRDKVFEGRKVLLVDDDVRNIFALTSALEAKGAIVVIGRNGYEAIERLNEVDDIDLVLMDVMMPEMDGFEATALIRKDPRWRKLPIIAVTAKAMKDDQERCLAAGSNDYLAKPIDLDRLFSLIRVWLPNMERI; encoded by the coding sequence ATGACTCCTTCGTCTTCGGTTGACGAGCAAAGTTTTCGTAAACTCTTGATCCGCAATATCAGCCTGCCACTGGGCATGGGTGCCCTCAGTGCGGTGTTTTTCATCGTGCTGATCACCTATCTGCTGTCGGTGATCCAATGGGTCGGGCACACCGACCGGGTGATCAACAATGCCAACGAAGCGCTCAAACTGAGCGTGGACCTGGAAACCGGCATGCGTGGCTACCTCTTGAGCGGCGACGAGCATTTCCTCGACCCCTATGAAGTCGCCAAGCCGCGTATCGCCGTTGCGCTGGATACATTGCTGGAATTGACAGCCGACAACCCCGTTCAGACCGACCGCCTGCACAAGGTGCAAGCGCTCCAGGTGGAATGGGCCAGCTACGCCCAGAGCATGATCGACCTGCAACGCAGCAGCGGCGATTACCGGGGGGCGGTGAAGGCCGGGCGTGGCAAGCGTTTGACCGACGAAATCCGTAAGACTTTCGAAGACATCGTTGAAACCGAACAGCATCTGCGGGCGGCGCGCAACGACGAGGTGCGTACCACTACCGTCTGGAGCATTACCCTGTATCTGCTGTTCGTTGCCGCCGTCAGCGGATTGCTGGCCTACGTTGGCCGCCGGGACCTGTTGACCCTGTCCAGCAACTACAGCGCGAGCCTGAAAGTGCAGCAGCAGAGCGCTTTACACCTGGAGAAACAGGCTTGGCTGCGCAATGGTCAGACGCTGTTGGCCGAGCAGGTCCTGGGGCAACTGACGTTGAGCCTGCTGGGACGCAACATCCTGCAGTTTTGTGCGCAATACATGGGTACTGTCGTGGCGGCACTGTACGCGCGGGAAGAAAATGGCCAGCTCAAGCGCGTGGCCACGTATGGCATGTCCCGGGAGGAGGACGAACGGCATCAGGTGATCGTCGCCGGCGAGGGCATTGTTGGCCAAGCCGTACAGCAAGGGCGGCCGATCCGCTTGGATGATGTGCCCAGAGATTACCTTAAAGTCAGCTCCGGATTAGGCCAGGGCTTGCCCAACAGCGTGGTCGTGGTGCCGACCAGCGACGACGATCGGATCAACGGCGTCATCGAACTGGGTTTCCTGCGCCCACTGACTGACCGCGACCTGGAACTGCTTGAGCTGGTGGCCGGCAACATTGGTACTTCCATTGAGGCGGCGCGTTATCGTCAACGCTTGCAGGAAGTACTGGCCGAAACCCAACAGTTGAATGAGGAACTGCAAGTCCAGCAGGAAGAGCTCAAGACGGCCAACGAAGAACTGGAAGAACAGTCGCGCATTCTCAAGGAATCCCAGGCTCACCTGGAAACCCAGCAACAGGAACTGGAGCAGACCAACGAGCAACTGGCCGAGCAGCGTGATGCCATGGACCAGAAGAACAGCGAACTGAACCTGGCCCAGATCCAGTTGCAAGAACGTGCCGAAGAACTGCAACGCTCGAGCAAGTACAAGTCCGAGTTCCTGGCCAACATGTCCCATGAGCTGCGTACGCCACTCAACAGTTCGCTGATCCTGTCCAAGCTGCTGGCGGAGAACCCGCAGAAAAATCTCAGCGAGGAGCAGGTCAAGTTTGCCGAGTCGATCTACTCTGCGGGTAACGACCTGTTGAACCTGATCAACGACATTCTCGACATCTCCAAGGTCGAGGCCGGGAAGCTGGAAGTGCGCCCGGAAAACACCAGCGTGCCGCGCCTGGTGGAGGGGTTGCGCGAGATGTTCATGCCGTTGGCGGCAGAAAAGGGCCTGGGCTTCGAGGCAGAGGTGCTGGCCGACGCACCGTCGATGCTGTACACCGACCGCCAGCGCCTGGAGCAGGTGATCAAGAATCTGCTGTCCAACGCCGTGAAGTTCACCGAGCGGGGGGCCGTGCGCCTGTCCGTGGTCGGTCAGCCGGGTTCAGGCATTGCCTTTATCGTGCGCGACTCCGGCATCGGCATCGCTGCCGACCAGCAGCAAAGCATCTTCGAGGCCTTCCGCCAGGCCGATGGCACCACCAACCGCCGTTACGGCGGCACCGGCCTGGGGTTGTCGATTTCCCGAGACCTGGCCACGCTGCTGGGTGGTTCGATCTCAGTCACCAGCGAACCAGGACAGGGTAGTGTGTTCACACTGGTCTTGCCTGAGCGCTATGTCGAGCCGGGGCCAACCCCCACCGAACCGAGAGTCTTCACACCGACGGCCACCGAGCCGACGCCGGGCGCCAAAAAACCGGCCCCGGCACCGCTGACCGCCCAGGTGGACACACCTATCGCTCGGTTCGCCGATGACCGCGACAAGGCCCCGTTCGACACCCGCTGCATCCTGGTGATCGAAGATGAGCCCGAGTTTGCCCGGATCCTGTTCGACCTGGCCCACGAACTCGGTTACCAGTGCCTGGTGGCCCATGGCGCCGATGAGGGCTTCGACCTGGCCTCGCACCTGAGCCCCGACGCGATCCTGTTGGACATGCGCCTGCCGGATCATTCCGGGCTGACGGTGTTGCAACGGCTCAAGGAACAGGCCGGAACCCGGCATATTCCGGTGCACGTGATTTCCGTCGAGGACCGCGTCGAAGCCGCGATGCACATGGGCGCCATCGGTTATGCGGTCAAGCCGACCACCCGCGAAGAGCTCAAGGACGTGTTCGCTCGCCTGGAAGCCAAACTGACCCAGAAGGTCAAGCGGGTGCTGCTGGTGGAAGACGATGACTTGCAACGTGACAGCATTACCCGCCTGATCGGCGATGACGATATCGAGATCACCGCCGTTGGCTTGGCGCAACAGGCCCTGGACCTGCTGCGCACGAATGTCTACGACTGCATGATCATCGACCTCAAGCTGCCGGACATGCTGGGCAATGACTTGCTCAAGCGCATGTCCACCGAGGAGATCTGTTCGTTCCCACCAGTGATCGTCTACACCGGGCGTAACCTGACCCGTGATGAAGAGGCCGAGCTGCGCAAGTATTCGCGTTCGATCATCATCAAGGGCGCCCGCTCGCCAGAGCGCCTGTTGGATGAGGTGACACTTTTTCTGCACAAAGTCGAATCCCGGTTGTCCCATGAACGGCAACGGATGCTCAAGACTGCCCGCAGCCGTGACAAGGTTTTCGAAGGCCGCAAGGTGCTGCTGGTGGACGACGATGTGCGCAACATCTTTGCCCTGACCAGTGCCCTGGAGGCAAAAGGGGCGATCGTGGTCATCGGCCGTAATGGTTATGAGGCGATCGAACGCCTGAATGAAGTCGACGACATCGACCTGGTGTTGATGGACGTGATGATGCCGGA
- a CDS encoding glycosyltransferase: protein MPHPTATKVLVIGYVWPEPRSSAAGGHVMQLLETFLGQGWDITFSSPANPGENRADLVALGIREVPIELNSSRFDAFIRELAPDIVLFDQFMMEEQFGWRVEKNCPDALRVLETSDLQSLRHARHHRLKDRLKADDASQDFSDLFAPALHDEFELMAGTDLAQREIAALYRCDLNLMVSEVEIELLVEHFKLPRSLLLWCPLMLDLPSEPLVPFADRAHFLSIGNFRHAPNWDAVLWMKNAIWPLIRQQLPGAQLHLYGAYTPPKAAALHNPAQGFHIMNWAEDALQVMSAARICLAPLRFGAGIKGKLIEAMLCGTPNVTTPIGAEAMHGELPWPGSIAQSAEDIARAAVQLYSDPARWTKAQDAGLDLLANRYQRRVHGPALIESITACRAELAQRRRDNFTGSMLRHHQHKSTQYMSQWIEEKNRNS from the coding sequence ATGCCTCATCCCACCGCCACCAAGGTCCTGGTTATCGGCTATGTCTGGCCCGAGCCACGCTCATCGGCGGCCGGCGGACATGTCATGCAACTGTTGGAAACCTTCCTCGGGCAAGGCTGGGACATTACGTTCAGCAGCCCGGCAAACCCAGGCGAAAACCGCGCGGACCTGGTCGCACTGGGCATCCGCGAAGTGCCGATCGAACTCAATAGCAGCCGTTTCGACGCGTTCATCCGTGAGCTGGCTCCGGATATCGTGTTGTTCGACCAGTTCATGATGGAGGAACAGTTCGGCTGGCGTGTCGAGAAAAACTGCCCCGACGCCCTGCGTGTGCTGGAGACCTCCGATCTGCAAAGTCTGCGTCACGCTCGCCATCATCGCCTGAAGGATCGCTTGAAAGCCGACGACGCTTCCCAGGATTTCAGCGACCTGTTCGCCCCCGCCCTGCATGACGAATTCGAGCTGATGGCCGGCACCGACCTGGCCCAACGGGAAATCGCCGCCCTGTATCGCTGCGACCTCAACCTGATGGTGTCCGAGGTTGAAATCGAACTGCTGGTGGAACACTTCAAGTTGCCTCGCAGCCTGCTGCTCTGGTGCCCGCTGATGCTCGACCTGCCGAGTGAGCCGCTCGTGCCGTTCGCAGACCGGGCGCACTTCTTGAGCATCGGCAACTTCCGCCACGCGCCAAACTGGGACGCGGTGCTCTGGATGAAAAACGCCATCTGGCCGCTGATCCGTCAGCAACTGCCCGGTGCGCAACTGCATCTATACGGGGCCTACACCCCACCCAAGGCTGCCGCGCTGCACAACCCGGCCCAGGGCTTCCACATCATGAACTGGGCCGAAGACGCCTTGCAGGTGATGTCGGCGGCACGTATCTGCCTGGCACCATTGCGTTTCGGCGCCGGCATCAAGGGCAAACTGATCGAGGCCATGCTCTGCGGCACGCCCAACGTCACCACGCCCATCGGCGCCGAGGCCATGCACGGTGAACTGCCCTGGCCTGGGTCGATTGCCCAAAGCGCCGAAGACATTGCCCGCGCCGCAGTGCAGCTGTACAGCGACCCGGCGCGCTGGACCAAGGCCCAGGATGCCGGCCTGGACTTGCTGGCAAACCGTTATCAGCGACGGGTACATGGCCCGGCGCTGATTGAAAGCATCACGGCCTGCCGTGCCGAGCTTGCGCAACGACGCCGGGACAATTTCACCGGCAGCATGCTGCGTCACCACCAGCACAAGAGCACCCAATACATGTCCCAGTGGATCGAAGAAAAAAACCGCAACAGCTAG
- a CDS encoding sugar ABC transporter substrate-binding protein: MKPSVKALLVSTCMTLSSVSFGAQTLTIATVNNSDMIRMQKLSKTFEAEHPDIKLNWVVLEENVLRQRLTTDIATQGGQFDVLTIGMYEAALWGAKGWLEPMKDLPASYALDDIFPSVREGLSVKGSLYALPFYAESSITYYRTDLFKDAGLTMPEHPTWTQIGEFAEKLTDKSKEQYGLCLRGKAGWGENMALITTLANGFGARWFDEKWQPQFNGPEWKDALNFYVDNMKKSGPPGASSNGFNENLALFNSGKCAIWVDASVAGSFVTDKTQSKVADHVGFTFAPHEKTDKGTSWMYSWSLAIPTSSKAKEAATVFTTWATSKEYGQLVAKTDGIANVPPGTRTSTYSDDYMKAAPFAKVTLESLKVADPKAPTLKPVPYIGIQLVTIPEFQAIGTQVGKFFSGALTGQQTVDQALTAAQSTTEREMKRAGYPK, from the coding sequence ATGAAACCTTCGGTAAAAGCTCTGCTTGTCTCCACCTGCATGACCCTCAGCAGCGTCAGTTTCGGCGCACAGACCCTCACCATTGCCACCGTCAACAACAGCGACATGATCCGCATGCAAAAGCTCTCGAAAACCTTCGAGGCCGAACATCCGGATATCAAGCTGAACTGGGTGGTGCTTGAAGAAAACGTGCTGCGCCAGCGCCTGACCACCGACATCGCCACCCAGGGCGGGCAGTTCGACGTACTGACCATTGGCATGTACGAAGCCGCACTCTGGGGCGCCAAAGGCTGGTTGGAGCCAATGAAGGACCTGCCAGCCAGCTACGCCCTCGACGATATATTCCCATCGGTACGCGAAGGCCTGTCGGTCAAGGGCTCGCTCTACGCCCTGCCGTTCTATGCCGAAAGCTCGATCACCTATTACCGCACCGACCTGTTCAAGGATGCCGGGCTGACCATGCCCGAACACCCGACCTGGACCCAGATCGGTGAGTTCGCGGAAAAACTCACCGACAAGAGCAAGGAACAGTATGGCCTGTGCCTGCGGGGCAAAGCCGGTTGGGGCGAGAACATGGCGCTCATCACCACCCTGGCCAACGGTTTTGGTGCGCGCTGGTTCGATGAGAAGTGGCAGCCACAATTCAATGGCCCCGAGTGGAAAGACGCGCTCAACTTCTACGTCGACAACATGAAGAAATCCGGCCCGCCGGGTGCTTCCAGCAACGGTTTCAACGAAAACCTGGCACTGTTCAACAGCGGCAAATGCGCGATCTGGGTCGATGCCAGCGTCGCCGGTTCGTTCGTCACCGACAAGACCCAGAGCAAGGTGGCCGATCACGTTGGATTCACCTTCGCCCCCCACGAAAAAACCGACAAAGGCACCTCGTGGATGTACTCCTGGTCGCTGGCAATCCCCACCAGCTCCAAAGCCAAGGAAGCCGCCACGGTCTTTACCACTTGGGCGACTTCCAAGGAGTACGGCCAATTGGTCGCCAAGACCGACGGCATTGCCAACGTACCGCCGGGCACACGCACCTCGACCTACAGCGACGACTACATGAAGGCCGCGCCGTTTGCCAAGGTGACCCTGGAGTCGTTGAAAGTCGCCGACCCGAAAGCACCGACCCTCAAGCCTGTGCCCTACATCGGCATCCAATTGGTAACCATTCCCGAGTTCCAGGCCATCGGCACCCAGGTCGGCAAATTCTTCTCGGGCGCGCTGACCGGCCAGCAGACCGTGGACCAGGCGTTGACCGCCGCACAGTCCACCACCGAACGCGAGATGAAACGCGCTGGGTATCCCAAGTAG